Proteins encoded by one window of Sphaerodactylus townsendi isolate TG3544 linkage group LG02, MPM_Stown_v2.3, whole genome shotgun sequence:
- the CBLIF gene encoding cobalamin binding intrinsic factor has protein sequence MTNSLPLVMLLELAGVVFENLCCGNCDKRLKVNSARTVPDDQKLVTELQTQLVNSVILQSSPDPSVLIALNLAEALDPHVKMQLIEKIKETVVEKNTKEMTSGKVALYVLALQSSCENPDDVTTPENTVNLVSVLEEKTKEEITHFDDYGTLKTTYYQLALDILALCVENSLDVEDASVILAKAALANELEFGGYFSVDTGAVASLALTCVSEMSKIQQSEFVTVIEEALTKITKQILGEQHSNGIIGNIYSTGLAMQALSVTSKFYNPGAWDRVKTTKEVLKEISLGAFNIPAAAAQILPSLVGKTYLDVRDGCGSTITVQYTISNSIVGPSFSYSITVNVPKGSVLLTVLNAAQSAKPNEFSFQTEETSWGPMVVSIHNVQASTNEKTYWQFLSGKKPLDQGVGSYKPVDGEHIRAIFSRY, from the exons ATGACTAACTCTTTACCTTTGGTGATGTTGTTGGAACTAGCAGGAGTTGTCTTTGAGAATCTGTGTTGTGGAAACTGCGATAAGCGCCTTAAAGTCAATAGTGCCAGAA CTGTTCCTGATGATCAGAAATTGGTTACAGAACTGCAGACACAGCTGGTAAATTCAGTCATCCTGCAAAGCTCACCAGATCCCAGTGTCCTGATTGCTTTGAATCTGGCTGAGGCACTGGATCCCCACGTGAAAATGCAACTGATTGAGAAGATAAAGGAAACAGTTGTTGAGAAGAACACAAAAG AGATGACATCTGGCAAAGTGGCCCTTTATGTTCTAGCCCTCCAGTCATCCTGTGAGAATCCTGATGATGTCACTACACCAGAAAATACTGTGAACTTGGTCAGTGTCCTAGAAGAAAAAACTAAAGAAGAGATTACCCATTTTG ATGACTATGGGACTCTCAAGACAACCTATTACCAGCTGGCCCTGGACATCCTGGCCCTGTGTGTGGAGAACAGCCTAGATGTTGAAGATGCCAGCGTCATCCTTGCTAAGGCAGCACTGGCTAATGAGTTGGAATTTGGAGGTTATTTCTCTGTAG ACACGGGGGCAGTAGCAAGCTTGGCACTGACATGTGTGAGTGAAATGAGCAAGATACAGCAGAGCGAGTTTGTGACAGTTATTGAAGAAGCACTGACTAAAATCACAAAGCAAATCCTGGGTGAACAACACAGCAATGGCATCATTGGAAATATCTACTCCACTGGCCTAGCAATGCAG GCACTCAGTGTTACTTCTAAATTTTACAATCCTGGGGCATGGGACCGTGTGAAGACTACTAAGGAAGTACTAAAGGAGATTTCACTGGGAGCCTTTAAtatccctgctgctgctgctcaaatCCTGCCTTCTCTAGTGGGCAAAACATATCTGGATGTGAGGGACGGATGTG GTTCCACCATCACAGTACAATACACCATATCTAATAGCATCGTAGGACCCAGTTTCAGCTATTCCATCACTGTCAATGTGCCAAAGGGCTCAGTGCTGCTCACTGTCTTGAATGCAGCTCAATCTGCTAAACCAAATGAATTCAG cTTTCAAACAGAGGAGACCTCATGGGGGCCAATGGTTGTTTCCATCCATAACGTGCAAGCCAGCACCAACGAGAAGACTTACTGGCAATTTTTAAGTGGTAAAAAACCCCTCGATCAAG GGGTTGGCTCCTACAAGCCAGTAGACGGTGAACATATTAGGGCTATCTTCAGCCGATACTGA